CACGTTCAACGCCTCTCGTCTCTCCTGTCATCTCCCATCTTCAAAAGATGGAAGACCAATCTAGTTGTAGTGGTGATTCTTTCCCTGGTGATGATTCCCACAGGTCGAAAATAAGTACGGGAAGTGTTACACATTTTTCTCTAGAAAATAATTACACATTTTATTAAGTTTCCGACCTTCGATATTGGGAagcaaagaaaaaaatataatatttcctTGTACCAAAATGTCACCTGACCAAAATTCTGAAACCAAAATTTTAATCAGATGACATTTGACCTGATAAAATTTTCaaccaaaattaaaattgtcaaaatttttctctttcttctatAAATCTCAAAGGTCGGgacatttttacatttttttctaattaaaattatcattagCAACTTATGTTGGGAACTTAAAGCATATTTTATAAAACCCCGACCTTCGAGAttacaaaatagaaaaatatttcCTTCATCAAATGTCACCGGATCAGAATTTTGATCCGGTGACATTTATTGACCCGGTGATcagattttttttctctttttgctATAAATCTCGAAGGCCGGGCCAATTTTGTAAAACTCGCCAAAGTTCAAAATATAAGTTAATATCACATGCGCGGCGAGACTAATCTGCGCCACCACCGTGTTTTTTCCTTTCCGCCGAGCAGGTGGAGGTGGAGAGAGGACGCCGCCACCAAAAGCCGCAGTGGACGACAATGAGTTGTGCAAGTAAAACCCCATAGCcatgaaatgaaatgtttctccttaatttttttaagtcaAATGACAAAAAATAGTGAAATCTCCAACCTTTTCTTCTCTAGTAGGTCGCCATTCTCAAGAGGGAGAGGCTTCAACGGCAGAATGTTTCCCGATAAGGGAGAAAACGAGACGGATTTCTCCTTCACCGGATCAGACCGCATCTCGGGAGTGCTCTTCGACAGCCAAGCCTCGAGCCAGACGTCGCGAGCGTCTACTTGCTCGGATAGCAGCTTCGCCTCGTTGCCGAGGGGGAGCGAGGCAAACAGCTTCACCACTGATTTGTCGTCATCTTCGGTGGATGCAGTAAGGGGAAATTAATCAACATTGATAGGAATTAGGGTTTGAGATGAATTAGGGTTTGatgagaatttgatttttgAAGGAAGATGTTGATGCGGAGATGAGAAGGCTGAAGCAAGAACTACAGAGGACTATGGAGTTGTATAGCACGGTTTGTAAGCAAGCTCAGACGATGAAGCAACAGAAGGTGAGTGATGAGTATTTAGGGTTAGTTATTCGGTTAAAATTGGCCGGTTTTGGTCTGGAACCAAAATGACCGAATTGTGTTATTAATTAAACCGAATCGAACCAAACCGAATTCGTCAACACCACATTTAGTCCTTACTAATTTTATTGCTAAATGTTTTCAACTTACATACTTTAACGATGAATtgatcggaaaaaaaaaatattgtactGATCGAAAATCAATTCTTCGATAAAATTCCTACACAAATATTTTTAACTAAAATATGTTCGGTTTGGTTCTATTTGATTTTCAATCTTTTTAGGATTTGCTTAAATATTGTCTTACAAATTGAATCAAATTGAAATTCACGATTTTGatagtacattttattttttcctagaagttttaaattcatatattttaaataatttaattctgACTCGattgaataaatataataatcgAATCATcttataaattgaattaaacCCAACCGATCACCGAAAGAGTAATTTCGAATTTCCgttcaaaattttgaataaacttaatcatttttacaaaacaattTATTGCCTTGTATTCAAGGCTGCCGAGCTTAGCCAGTGGCGCGCAGACGAAGAGAAGAGGCTGGAGGAGGCGCGGCTGGCGGAGGAGTCTGCCCGGGTGAGGGCCGAGCAAGAGAGAGCCATGTACAGAGCAGCAATGGAGAACGTGGGAGCCGCTCAAAGGATCGCAGACATGGAGTCACGGCGGAGAGTGAGCGCTGAGATGAAATCCACTCAAAATGAGAGCAATGAGAAAGAAGAGATGGCATCCACCATTGCCTCACTCAACAATCGAAGATACACCATTGAAGAAATCGTAGAGGCCACGCAGTACTTCTCCAAGTCCCTCAAGGTCGGAGAGGGCGGCTACGGGCCTGTGTTCAAGTGCCACCTTGACCACACGCCCGTCGCGGTTAAGGTCTTGCGCCGGACGCGGCGCAAGGGAGGTCGCAGTTCCAGCAAGAGGTATGGACACGCTTGGTTTGTTtctttaaaaatgatttatatACAAAAACAATTACGGATATTGGTcttaaaaatcataaactttcgGCAAATTATGGTAATTGTCATGAACTTTTGAAGTGGTcttaaaaatcataaactttaaGATTTACATCAATTTTCTAGGGAGGGTCATTCTTCAAACCCGGAATTCAACgtcaatttcaataattagggtGTCAAGACAACGTCATTTCATTCATAATTCAGACTAAGTCGCATATACCTAAGATCAAAATCTACCAAAGAAAAATTTAATTGGGCCGGGTTTGGATAATTACATACTTTcaaaagtttgtgatttttaagAAGAATTACCCGAATTTGCCAGAAGTGGAGTAATTTTTAAGACCAAatatcccaaaaaattatatatcaTTCTCTCTCTCCACACACATGCAGCTCCAAGTCTGGAGCTGCATGAGGCACCCAAACATGGTCCTACTCGTCGGCGCCTGCCCGGAGTACGGCTGCCTTGTCTACGAGTACATGGCCAACGGTAGCCTTGAGGATTGCCTTAGCCGGAATGACAACAAGCGAGCCCTCTCTTGGCAGCTCCGCTTCCGCATCACGGCAGAGATCGCCACAGGCCTCAACTTCCTTCACCAAATAAAGCCGGAGCCTCTCGTCCACCGCGACCTCAAGCCAGGCAATATCCTCCTCGACCAGAACTATGTGAGTAAGATCAGCGGCGTCGGGCTGGCGAGGCTAGTCCCGCCCTCCGTGGCCGACGACGCCACACAGTACCTCATGACTTCGACAGCAGGGACATTTTGCTACATCGACCCGGAATATCAGCAGACGGGAATGCTTGGGGTGAAGTCGGACGTGTATGTATTCGTTTGGGGTGCTGCTGCTGCAGCTGCTCACGGCGAAGTCTCCGATGGGGCTGACGCACACGGTGGGATGTGCCATTGAGAAGGGGAAGCTCGAGGAGATGTTGGACCTGGTGGTGCCGAACTGGCCGGGGGAGGAGGCAGGGGTGCTGGCAAGCCTGGCGGTGCAGTGAGCAGAGATGAGAAGGAAGGACCGGCCGGACCTTGGGAAGGTTGCAAATGAGAGGATGGAGCGCTTCTTGGTGTAAGCTTAGTAGATGAGGTCTTTGAGAAGGGTTTCTCTCTTGGTATGGTTTCATAGCTGCATTTGAAAATATGTTCTAAACATTGATACCTGCTACAGTTATATATAGTAAAGAGAATGATGTTATGTCATGCTGTATAGGTTGAATGTGTTCATGCATATGAAACTCCACAAAAATTAGAAGAAAGATCAATGATAAGATTCTACAAATGGATATGAATAAACCActccaataaataaaaaagtgttTTCTGTGAACATCCTCAACACACTGTAATCCACATCACTGGCTTCACATTCTGCAAATTTTGCCCCTTTGATTTGGCAAAGCATAACACACACAGCAAAAGTCGTATGTTCGGTGCAATATGTTCAGCAAATAAAAGAGTAAAAGATGTCTTGAGAATGAAGGGGAAAGAGATGTAGAGAAGGAACTAATTAAGAGGTTTCTGCTTTTTGGTTCTTTCTTGAACTATCTTCTCCTTGAGGGCGTCCCAGAAGGCGGGTATTGCAGTATCATCGGGGACTTCCTTGAATGAGGGCAGGTAATTCACGTCAACAATGACATGGTCTCCACTCCCTTCTTGGATCTGTCATTTATGAAAAAAGAAGATAGTATTAACGTTGGTGGAAATATTTTGGGGTGAGAACTTAATCTTGTGCTTTTCCCAATGTTCCTAATACATTATTTTCCTTTAAACATGTAACTTCATGCAAGAATGTCCGAACCCACCCCTCCCCCCACAAAGAAAAGATTCTGTTACAGTATATTTTCTACCAGCGTATTATTTGTGAAAAGCTAAGGTGCAAATTCGGAAATTTCAAAtcataaataagaaaatgaacATTTACTCACAACGACATCAAAACCGAATATGGTAAGGTCTAGTGCTTTCCTAAGCCAATCTGCAGCATCCTTAACAAGCTCGAGATCAAGCTTATGATTGTCAACGTTGAGCTGTTCCTTAGAAACAGGAAGGGATTTTAGGCTGCAAAAAAAGAATTCCATCCATCAAATAGGAGAAAAATAACTTTATGTGTGGTGCAAAATCGAGGAGTTAAGAGAAGATGATATGCCTGTCAAAATGTAAAGGCTTCAGCCCCTTCTCTGCAGCTAAGTTCATTAAGGTATCTGCGTTCGGAATAGATTTCTTGACCGCGTGAAAGACCTTTCCTCCCAAAGCATAGAATTTGTATATCAAAGATGAATGGTCAACATATTCCTGCAGATGATTCGATTCCACAGCTCATTTCTCAccaaaaatataagaaaagaacCACTACTTAAACGAGCTTAACTAATTATTTTGAACATCTCACCTGCACCACCGCTGGAAGGGGGACATTTAGATCCTTGTAATGATCGACCTTAAAAACAATTGCCTGCAATTGAATATTACATTGCTTATTTAGAAAAGTGAATCTGCACTTCTAAACTGGTACCACAAATCTACCgaatatataaaattagtatGTTCTAGCACGGATGCATAAAATCGCAAAATTAACATAGAACAGTTGTATTTTGCTAATGCCCCAATAAAAGAAACTAATGTGTTATTTTTACATCACTCTTCATCAATCTAAGAGCGTGAGATTTAGAAATATGCATCAGTTAGGATTCAACCTCCTACGCTAAGAGCAGCCAGTGCCATACACACAAAAAATGTGCGAGTCATAAAATTTGTTTCtcagaaataaaatataaaaaaatttcaaacaacTTGATTATAAGTCCAAACATTGTTAAAGGGATACATACCATACTGTGAGCATCCGATACACCACATGCAACTTGAGGTTTCACAATACTTGGCAACACCAATTTCGCTTCCGCTAGCCTTTGTTCCAAATTGGGATCATCAAAGCTATCAACCTGCAGTCTGAGATTCAAAACTTTGACTGAAATGCTTACTCACTTCTATTGTGAAAGAAAAAACTAGACCATAAGTTTATGGTTGTATTAGCAACGACACATGTTACTTCTTCAACCACAAAAAGATGCCTAACTTGAAATCCCATAGTAGCAAATGAAACAGTAATAGATTATTTCTTTATCAGTGTATTTTCACAATAATGATGTAATATATGATGATTGACCTTGACAAAAGAGGGTGCCCTGATTCTACAACGGCCATCAATGTTGAGAGTTTCCAGGCCCATTAGGATTTGCTGGATTTTCATACGGTCCAATATAGGGAAAATGTTATTAAATGGATCGATTACACAGCAATCTGTCTGGCATTCAACATACCTGCAGAGCATGGTTCAAATTTTTAGAGAGTATTCCATCATTAAAAAAATGGTGATTCGACAAAAAAAATCATGTATCTGATCAGATGCACACAAGGATGGTGGGAGAGAGGGAAGCATACAGGATAGCAGAAGAGCTAGCAAAATTTTATGGTCACCAGGAAAACACATGCTGAGCAAAAACATTATATTACATCAAAGATAGGGATGCAAACATCAGAGTCTTGTCTTCAATTTGCTTAAAAGAAAACTACTAATTGGTCCAATTCAAAGAAACTCATAGGACCAACGAATTTCATATTGCATACACTGAGTTAGATGCTAGCATATTCAAGAAAATATATTCATGAAAATTTCCAGTAATAAAAAGATAAACCAATTGTTCAACTTTACCTTTGTAATTCCTGCAAATTTCTTGTAAATGTCACCTTGTCACTGTTTTCTGAAGGAGAAGTCATGTCAACAGCCAAAATCTCATCAGTTGCCTTATGAAGAATGGCGTCAACTAGTTGCAACTGGGATGATATGGGTAGGTCATAGTTAAGAGGCAAAAAGATCAGTCCATTTTGAGTTGGACACAAGGGAAAGGAGCCTCTCTGCATAACATGAGCTATTGTAAGAATCTTTGGTATATACCGCCACCATATGAGTTAGCAACATAAAAGAATGTTCATACTGACAAAATCAGCAACCAACAATAGAAGTTTGCTCAATATGCCATTATGCCCTAAGGTTTATAAATAATGTCCTCAGAGACGCCCACTACCGTACTGAACATGATTAAGAGAACATGCATGTGTAcagtaaaaattaaattcacCAATAGCAGGCAATTGCGTGTGTATATTTGAAGCTATGATATCATGGCCTATGGGTGCATCTACAGCTAAAGGGTTTCTCTAATTAGGAAGTTGATTATCCTGGAGTCCAACACTTTTGCAGTGAAAATAATGCATGATAACAGAAAATAATAACATTTGTTTTAAGACATCACAGATTCACAGTCTGATTAGTATGATTCGCCTGTCAACCAAAAAAGGTACAGATTACCTAGGTAAAACCAATATTGAGGCTGTTACATTTGTGAGTGGTGGAATATTGTACCATTCGTCACTCCTACAATATTTGCTGTAGTTATTTCCAGATAAAATTACCTTGGCAAAATCTTCTTCGCGAGAAGGCTTCATCACATAGCCAACTGCCAAGGCCTCTTCACCTGCTGCCTGTGACAAATATACAAACTTACTGAGtgtaacaactcacaaacagtGATTCATAAATCATCAGGTGTAGGggaatgagaaaaaatatttaaatgaagTCTATCGTGCTACAGAGGATTCACCCAGAAGATGTAAAACTCCAAAAAAAACAACACTGATATAAATGTTAAACCAATATTGAAATGGAACTACCACAAATACCTTTATATTCATACTGCAAACCAACAAAGGTAGCTCTTGGAGTTTGTTTATAGATATGCTCAACATCTCTGCAGTAACTGCATAGCCAGAATCTGCGATAAAAGGACAATTTAATTagcataatattaaaattctacAGCTTGATGAAGCCAAGATTTCAACCAGATTTTTGAAGCATACAGCACAACAAGGAGAAATATAATCTTTAGAATGATGAGAACATAAAAAGTATTATCACAAACTTGGAAGGTGGTAACTGGTAAGCCTTACCATTGGATGCTTCTCTTTCAGCAGATCCTGTAGAAGAGAATGGAACATATATAAGATGGCAAATCACCAAGAGAACGGGTATGCTTATTTATATGGTACAGTTATTATTTCATTCTATAAACTTCAACCAATTCAAGGATACATCAACCTTCAGTTTCATTTTTTGGAAGTAATAGAATCTTATGCTTATAGCTTAGAATATACATAAATGAATAACTTAGGAAAAAAAACCAAAACCATGTTGcagtgtgcacaaggaaatggAGTTCAAAATAATTATCTAATAATTAGCTTTATTTTACAAATCAAACATACATACTTACAACTTAAGAGCAAGGAGATGGTCTCAAATTGAAACAAATATCCTTTCTATTTAAGGTTTTCCTTGTCCATCAGGTAAGATGACTGACTACCAAAGCTTACCAACTATAACTTTCAACACATGAGAACCATTCTTTTTCTGAAAGATGTCTTCTCTACACCAGGAAACAACATGAATAAGCCTTCCATCTTTGCCCTCCCAAATTTGGGAAACCTCGCTTGAAATATCATCTTCTGGCGATAAGCAAAAGATTGTACACAAGTAGGTTTTGGCTACCTCTTTGAGAAGACATTCCTGAAACCATTAAAAAagatttgcacttcattcaaCTAATCAGCTATAATTACAGCACAAGTATTTCAAAGAATGGGGATGGCTTCAATCATAAATCCAATGTAGATATTTCTTGAGAAACAAACGCAGTCTAAATGTATGGATGCCATCATAGTCAACCTTGACAGCATGAGCTAACAATCGCAAATTAACTGCACTAAGAATTGAGATGGAGCATAAGAAATGTGACCAGTGGACCAGCATTGATTTTGGATAATTAGGAACTGCTCCATACAAATTTACCAAGACAGGCATCTAAGGGCTGATTGCATATTAATTCTACAAACTTATAAGGTATCAGACATACAGCATCAAGAAGGGTGTTCGGTTTTCCACTAAATGCCATTATTCAGTAATAATGAAGACATATCCCTGCGCaattaaatactccatctgCTCTGCCATTGACCACCACAAAAGTTTTGGCTACAGAAGAAAGGACAAGTATTCATTTTTCCTCATTCTGTTCTACGACCAAAAGATTTAAAGAGTGAGAAGTATTCCTAAAACATACTTTATGGGAAAATGCACATTAGAAAGTGAGTGGTCTACAGTTTAGAGAATGCTTAGGTaactaaaaaattgaatatttaagcTTTCTGATGGCTAGCATGTACCACAAACTGCTAATTCCAAGGCATATAAGGTAGCTCTCATAGGAAATATGCCTTTTCAAAGCTAGCTCCCTAACAATAAAATCTTCTTGTAATAGGGACTCTGGCCTCCATAAATATAATGAAATCACCTTTCTTATAAACTTCTACTAGCATGAATTTTCACAATTGAGTAACTTAATAATTATAAGAAGATGAATTCAGCacatcaaaaaaaaaaaactaaccttCGAGCTTGAAAGACCCTGTTCATGAGATATTCCCTGCATAATATGTAGACAACTTGTATTAGCAGACTTAACAAACAAAGATAACAAAAATACAAAGAATGATAAGCTAAATAGTTAGCAAAATATGAAAGAAAGCCTGTAAACTTTCCATGACAGCCCATAAATGCTAGCGTGAATGATTTTTCAAATTCCATATGTAACTCCTACTTCAGATAACTATAAACAACC
This sequence is a window from Salvia splendens isolate huo1 chromosome 14, SspV2, whole genome shotgun sequence. Protein-coding genes within it:
- the LOC121764622 gene encoding inositol 1,3,4-trisphosphate 5/6-kinase 4-like; its protein translation is MGGVRGIVLDSSVLLPSADDEVIGDAGLSSGAEYLLRKLRYSSIPIGISHEQGLSSSKECLLKEVAKTYLCTIFCLSPEDDISSEVSQIWEGKDGRLIHVVSWCREDIFQKKNGSHVLKVIVGSAEREASNDSGYAVTAEMLSISINKLQELPLLVCSMNIKAAGEEALAVGYVMKPSREEDFAKRGSFPLCPTQNGLIFLPLNYDLPISSQLQLVDAILHKATDEILAVDMTSPSENSDKVTFTRNLQELQRYVECQTDCCVIDPFNNIFPILDRMKIQQILMGLETLNIDGRCRIRAPSFVKVDSFDDPNLEQRLAEAKLVLPSIVKPQVACGVSDAHSMAIVFKVDHYKDLNVPLPAVVQEYVDHSSLIYKFYALGGKVFHAVKKSIPNADTLMNLAAEKGLKPLHFDSLKSLPVSKEQLNVDNHKLDLELVKDAADWLRKALDLTIFGFDVVIQEGSGDHVIVDVNYLPSFKEVPDDTAIPAFWDALKEKIVQERTKKQKPLN